From a region of the Solanum stenotomum isolate F172 chromosome 2, ASM1918654v1, whole genome shotgun sequence genome:
- the LOC125855433 gene encoding kinesin-like protein KIN-7E, producing MSSVYGEEASQYGDDHGSVAHEEKEKIFVAVRLRPLNEREITCNDVSDWECINNTTILYKNSMSERSLFPTACAYDRVFGYDCSTRQVYEEAAKGVALSVLSGINSSIFAYGQTSSGKTYTMSGITEYTLADIYDHICRTVDREFTLKFSAMEIYNEVVRDLLTPEDTPLRLLDDPERGTVVEKLTEVTLKDWNHLKELLSVCEAQRKIGETALNEVSSRSHQILRLKVESTAKKFVGLNSSTLTAAVNFVDLAGSERASQTMSANVRLKEGSHINRSLLTLGTVIRKLSKKGNGHIPFRDSKLTRILQNSLGGNARTAIICTMSPAHSHVEQSRNTLLFATCAKNVITNAKVNVVMSEKALVKQLRKELARLEAELRSLSALAASGGSAEALKEKEDLIEKMSREIRELTQQRDLAQSRFHHFPSSGSWTELSSVSSPDKAQWLDDCAASEVSECVYPFRPDGVSAVSQYGRYEGLNSNKLGEQIPEPPEDQYLCDDTSPRLFIEKYFGPDPCKGWENSSQRTVQNLEDNCKEVQCVEVDSNTKSISSDKHSSPRKGDQESSFIDKDHNDKEPKQTSNLVVEHSSSSSSDTDSDSNNLPRSRSSEAIMINVLVSEGSEVTKENGDISSESEEELSIKKIDIEEKPSQLELSADNVKVLSKEHNHSFTIEVKLKMSGEDSEKICAEEPKMSGEGGTKNCAEGEVAKSVPEKQSGDNLVQDTEPTSKDLGNFAGDSLNSENESELSPSRQWMEFEKQRQEIIELWNACNVPLVHRTYFFLLFKGDPTDSVYMEVELRRLSYLKNAFSLGAKVVKDGQIFSQAASLNALNREREMLSKLLLKKLSSKERDNLYEKQGIGLKTKRRRLQLCHQLWKDTKDMDHIKESAALISKLVGFEAQNEVPKEMFELNFSPGPKNLRSFSWKPRKA from the exons ACCGAGTATTTGGGTATGATTGCTCCACAAGGCAGGTGTATGAGGAAGCCGCCAAAGGAGTTGCTCTTTCAGTTCTTAGTGGTATTAATT CAAGTATCTTTGCATATGGACAGACAAGTAGTGGGAAAACGTATACTATGTCTGGAATCACCGAATACACATTAGCAGATATATATGATCATATATGCAGG ACCGTAGACCGAGAATTTACACTAAAATTCTCTGCCATGGAGATATACAATGAAGTTGTTAGAGACCTTCTAACCCCAGAGGACACTCCACTTAGACTCCTCGATGATCCAGAG AGAGGGACTGTAGTTGAAAAACTTACAGAGGTAACACTGAAGGACTGGAACCATCTAAAAGAACTGCTGTCAGTATGTGAAG CTCAAAGGAAAATAGGAGAAACTGCTCTCAATGAAGTGAGCTCAAGATCTCACCAGATTCTGCGTTTG AAAGTTGAAAGTACCGCTAAGAAATTTGTTGGCTTAAACTCAAGCACTCTGACAGCTGCAGTG AATTTTGTTGATCTTGCTGGAAGTGAGCGTGCTTCTCAAACCATGTCAGCAAATGTAAGACTGAAAGAAGGTAGCCACATCAATCGCAGTTTGCTGACTCTTGGAACTGTCATTCGCAAATTAAG CAAAAAAGGAAATGGACATATTCCTTTCAGAGACTCGAAGTTGACACGCATACTACAGAATTCATTGGGAGGCAATGCCAGAACTGCCATCATTTGCACCATGAGTCCTGCACATAGCCATGTTGAGCAATCCAGGAACACTTTGTTGTTTGCAACTTGTGCCAAGAATGTCATTACTAACGCAAAAGTTAACGTGGTAATGTCAGAGAAGGCACTGGTGAAACAATTACGAAAAGAATTAGCTAGATTGGAAGCTGAGCTAAGGAGTTTATCGGCACTTGCTGCCTCAGGTGGATCTGCAGAGGCTCTGAAAGAAAAGGAGGATCTGATAGAAAAG ATGAGCAGAGAAATAAGGGAGTTAACCCAGCAGCGTGATCTTGCTCAATCTCGTTTTCACCATTTTCCAAGTTCAGGGTCATGG ACTGAACTGAGTAGTGTGTCATCTCCTGATAAGGCCCAATGGCTGGATGACTGTGCAGCATCAGAAGTATCAGAATGTGTATATCCTTTTCGTCCTGATGGTGTATCCGCTGTATCTCAATATGGCAGATACGAAGGCCTTAATTCTAACAAGCTAGGTGAACAGATTCCCGAACCTCCAGAAGATCAGTATCTCTGTGATGACACCTCCCCAAGGCTGTttattgagaaatattttggaccTGATCCATGTAAGGGATGGGAAAACAGTTCTCAAAGAACTGTTCAAAATTTGGAAGATAACTGCAAGGAAGTTCAATGTGTTGAAGTGGATTCGAACACGAAGAGTATAAGCTCTGATAAACATTCATCACCTCGAAAGGGAGATCAGGAGTCAAGTTTCATTGACAAAGATCATAACGATAAAGAACCAAAGCAAACTAGCAATCTGGTCGTGGAacactcttcttcttcttcttccgaCACAGATTCTGACTCAAATAATTTACCAAGGAGCAGAAGCAGTGAAGCAATAATGATTAACGTGCTAGTATCAGAAGGATCTGAAGTAACTAAGGAAAATGGGGACATATCAAGTGAATCTGAGGAAGAGTTATCTATTAAAAAGATTGATATTGAGGAGAAACCTTCTCAGCTGGAGCTTTCGGCTGATAATGTTAAGGTGTTATCAAAAGAACACAACCACAGTTTCACGATTGAAGTAAAGCTCAAAATGTCAGGTGAAGACAGTGAGAAGATTTGTGCTGAGGAACCCAAAATGTCAGGTGAAGGTGGCACAAAAAATTGTGCAGAGGGTGAGGTTGCCAAATCTGTGCCTGAGAAGCAATCAGGGGATAATTTG GTCCAGGATACTGAGCCAACCTCCAAGGACTTGGGAAACTTTGCCGGTGATTCCTTGAATTCAGAGAATGAATCAGAATTATCTCCTTCCAGACAGTGGATGGAATTTGAGAAACAAAGGCAAGAGATAATAGAACTATGGAATGCATGCAATGTGCCCCTTGTTCACAGAACATACTTTTTCCTACTCTTCAAAGGGGATCCAACTGACTCAGTTTACATGGAAGTGGAGCTTAGAAGACTGTCCTATCTGAAGAACGCGTTCTCTTTAGGAGCTAAAGTTGTGAAAGACGGTCAAATTTTCTCACAGGCAGCAAG TTTAAATGCTCTGAATCGCGAGAGGGAAATGCTGAGCAAGTTGCTTCTTAAGAAGCTTTCTTCAAAGGAGAGAGACAACTTATACGAGAAACAGGGCATTGGTCTAAAAACTAAAAGGAGAAGACTTCAACTGTGTCATCAGTTATGGAAAGATACCAAAGACATGGATCACATTAAGGAAAGTGCAGCACTCATCTCAAAATTAGTTGGATTCGAAGCACAAAACGAAGTCCCAAAAGAGATGTTTGAACTCAACTTCTCACCAGGGCCAAAAAATCTCAGGTCTTTCAGCTGGAAACCAAGAAAAGCCTAA